A single region of the Winslowiella toletana genome encodes:
- the fliE gene encoding flagellar hook-basal body complex protein FliE, producing the protein MAIQGIESVVQQLQVATLQASNKSTDAVAQADFAGQLKLALSKISETQSAARSQAQDFELGKAGVSLNDVMVDLQKSSVSMQMGIQVRNKLVSAYQDVMNMQV; encoded by the coding sequence ATGGCTATTCAGGGCATTGAAAGTGTGGTGCAGCAATTGCAGGTGGCGACGCTTCAGGCCAGCAATAAAAGCACTGACGCGGTCGCGCAGGCAGATTTTGCCGGGCAGCTGAAACTGGCATTGAGTAAAATCAGCGAGACGCAGAGCGCAGCACGCAGCCAGGCGCAGGACTTCGAATTGGGTAAAGCTGGCGTGTCTCTGAATGATGTTATGGTCGATCTACAGAAATCTTCTGTTTCAATGCAGATGGGGATTCAGGTGCGTAATAAGCTGGTATCGGCGTATCAGGATGTGATGAATATGCAGGTTTAG
- a CDS encoding DNA polymerase III subunit theta — protein sequence MSHNLAARSKEQRERINVDLAASGVAYKERMNLPVLAFEVQNQQPAHLQDYFVERLQFYRQESSKYPRGTDPVYAKEEGK from the coding sequence ATGTCTCATAACTTAGCAGCAAGAAGCAAAGAACAACGCGAGCGAATTAACGTGGACTTAGCCGCGTCTGGTGTGGCATACAAAGAGCGGATGAATCTGCCGGTGCTGGCATTTGAGGTTCAGAATCAGCAGCCTGCACATCTGCAGGATTACTTTGTCGAGCGGCTGCAATTTTACCGTCAGGAGTCGTCTAAATATCCACGGGGAACTGACCCGGTTTATGCGAAGGAGGAAGGAAAGTGA
- the fliL gene encoding flagellar basal body-associated protein FliL, translating into MSDIAKAKGRKRSIMIPLLLIVTVAACSVAGYAVWRMIKKPADATETTAKKQPPAAPLFFALDTFTVNLVNATSDADRVLYIGFTLRLPDEETRRRMNEYLPEVRSRLLLLLSRQNASTLMSEQGKQDLMTQIKQVLAAPLVEGQPPQVVNDVLFTAFILR; encoded by the coding sequence ATGTCTGATATCGCGAAAGCCAAAGGCCGCAAACGTTCAATAATGATCCCGCTGTTACTGATTGTCACAGTGGCCGCTTGCAGCGTGGCAGGCTATGCAGTCTGGCGAATGATAAAAAAACCCGCTGATGCCACAGAAACCACGGCAAAAAAACAGCCCCCAGCCGCCCCTCTGTTTTTTGCACTTGATACTTTTACCGTGAACCTGGTCAATGCCACCAGCGATGCCGATCGCGTGCTGTATATCGGCTTTACGCTGCGCCTGCCCGATGAAGAGACACGTCGCCGCATGAACGAATATCTGCCTGAAGTGCGTAGCCGACTACTGCTGCTACTCTCGCGTCAGAATGCATCAACACTGATGAGTGAACAGGGCAAACAGGATCTGATGACGCAGATCAAACAGGTGCTGGCAGCGCCACTGGTTGAGGGTCAACCTCCACAGGTCGTAAACGATGTGCTGTTTACCGCCTTTATTTTGAGGTGA
- a CDS encoding tyrosine-type recombinase/integrase, with product MKVNYPTGVENHGGFLRIWFMYQGQRVREGLGVSDTPKNRKAAGELRANVAYSIKVGTFDYARQFPNSSNLSRFGVSRLDLTVGELAKKWLAIKETEISKNSHGSYTTRVNTSISLLGANKMVSGLRAETMQALRTNLLKGSFTQGRNNAVTKTGRSVAYVNTCMTDLYSMMKFAHDNGYIERNPMSALGRLKKDKKKPDPVDRDEFHRLISAMKTRQLRNLWSLAVYTGLRHGELCALAWEDIDLKKWTISVNRNLTKNGDFTPPKTDSGFRTVYLIEAARDVLRDQMELTRMRKSISVSIAGREYGKSEKEELTFIFNPKVNAVNHSSNDYYAVTSISQTWRAAMIKAGLRLRKAYQSRHTYACWSLSAGANPNFIASQMGHANAQMVYQVYGAWMTENDDAQLSLMNSKLNEFAPLMPQSHTG from the coding sequence ATGAAGGTGAATTATCCGACAGGAGTGGAAAACCATGGAGGGTTTCTGCGTATCTGGTTCATGTACCAGGGGCAAAGGGTTCGTGAAGGGTTGGGCGTATCTGATACGCCCAAAAACAGAAAGGCGGCTGGTGAGTTGCGGGCTAATGTGGCTTATTCGATTAAGGTAGGCACCTTCGACTACGCCAGGCAGTTTCCGAACTCATCGAATCTAAGCCGTTTTGGTGTTTCTCGCCTGGATTTAACGGTGGGAGAGCTCGCTAAAAAATGGCTTGCGATTAAGGAAACTGAGATATCAAAAAACTCCCACGGTTCATACACGACGCGTGTAAACACATCCATCTCTCTGCTCGGCGCTAATAAGATGGTTTCAGGCCTTAGAGCTGAGACTATGCAGGCACTCAGGACGAACCTGCTGAAAGGAAGTTTCACCCAAGGGCGTAATAATGCCGTCACTAAAACCGGGCGGTCGGTGGCCTATGTGAACACATGTATGACAGATCTCTATTCAATGATGAAGTTCGCTCACGATAACGGATATATTGAGCGCAACCCAATGTCAGCATTGGGAAGGCTTAAGAAAGACAAAAAGAAACCAGATCCGGTTGACCGAGATGAATTCCACAGGCTTATTTCCGCAATGAAAACGCGACAGCTCAGAAACCTGTGGTCACTGGCTGTTTACACAGGGCTTCGGCACGGTGAGTTATGCGCGCTTGCATGGGAAGACATAGACCTGAAGAAGTGGACGATTAGCGTTAATCGCAATCTGACAAAGAATGGCGATTTTACTCCACCCAAAACTGACTCGGGATTCAGGACCGTTTATCTGATTGAGGCTGCTCGTGATGTCCTTCGTGACCAAATGGAACTGACGAGGATGAGGAAGAGCATTTCAGTCTCAATTGCTGGCAGGGAGTACGGCAAGTCGGAAAAGGAAGAGTTAACATTTATCTTCAATCCTAAGGTGAATGCCGTAAACCATTCCAGCAACGATTATTACGCAGTGACATCGATATCCCAAACATGGAGAGCGGCCATGATTAAGGCCGGCTTGCGACTTCGCAAAGCATATCAATCCCGACACACATATGCATGCTGGTCTCTGTCAGCCGGAGCTAACCCTAATTTCATAGCAAGCCAAATGGGTCACGCTAACGCACAGATGGTTTATCAGGTTTATGGGGCGTGGATGACTGAAAATGATGACGCGCAATTAAGCCTGATGAACTCAAAACTGAACGAGTTTGCCCCACTGATGCCCCAAAGTCATACAGGATAA
- the fliJ gene encoding flagellar export protein FliJ, translated as MAKQSTAIETLRDLAQKEVEKATQQLGDVRRAHKQADDQLSMLLDYQHEYRNQLNSNMSSGIASTRWHNYHQFILTLENAIEQHRHQLAQWNSKLEQALRCWRDKQQRLHAYETLQARALSTALLQENRLDQKRMDEFAQRASLRKGE; from the coding sequence ATGGCAAAGCAAAGCACGGCGATTGAGACACTACGCGATTTAGCGCAAAAAGAGGTGGAGAAAGCCACGCAGCAGCTGGGCGATGTGCGGCGCGCGCATAAGCAGGCCGACGATCAGCTCTCTATGTTGCTCGACTACCAGCACGAATATCGCAACCAGCTTAACAGCAATATGTCGTCCGGCATTGCCAGTACCCGCTGGCACAACTATCACCAGTTTATTCTGACGCTGGAAAACGCAATTGAGCAGCATCGTCATCAGCTGGCGCAGTGGAACAGCAAACTGGAGCAGGCGTTGCGCTGCTGGCGCGATAAACAGCAGCGGCTGCATGCTTACGAAACTCTGCAAGCCCGTGCTCTGTCGACGGCATTACTACAAGAAAACCGTCTCGACCAGAAACGGATGGATGAATTTGCCCAACGGGCATCATTGAGGAAAGGCGAATGA
- a CDS encoding YmiA family putative membrane protein, with protein sequence MTKRTAWLAVFILCALFWSLIAYIIIY encoded by the coding sequence ATGACTAAACGAACCGCATGGCTGGCAGTGTTCATACTCTGCGCCCTGTTCTGGTCTCTCATCGCTTACATAATTATCTATTAG
- the fliG gene encoding flagellar motor switch protein FliG has protein sequence MSLTGTEKSAIMMMTIGEERAAEVFKHLNTREVQHLSAAMANMRQVSHKQLTEVLREFEADAEQYAALSINSNDYLRSVLIKALGEERAASLLEDILETRETTSGMETLNFMEPQAAADLIRDEHPQIIATILVHLKRGQAADILALFDDRLRHDVMLRIATFGGVQPAALAELTEVLNTLLDGQNLKRAKMGGVRTAAEIINLMKTQQEEAVIEAVREFDGELAQKIIDEMFLFENLVEVDDRSIQRLLQEVESEQLLIALKGSEQPLRERFLQNMSQRAADILRDDLANRGPVRMSAVENEQKAILLIVRRLAESGEMVIGSSEETYV, from the coding sequence ATGAGTCTGACCGGTACTGAAAAAAGCGCCATTATGATGATGACGATTGGCGAAGAGCGTGCGGCTGAGGTGTTTAAACATCTTAACACTCGCGAAGTGCAACATCTCAGCGCGGCAATGGCGAATATGCGACAGGTTTCGCATAAGCAGCTGACCGAGGTACTGCGCGAGTTCGAAGCCGATGCCGAGCAGTACGCCGCGCTCAGCATCAACTCTAACGACTATCTGCGCTCTGTGCTGATTAAGGCACTGGGCGAAGAGCGCGCGGCCAGCCTGCTGGAAGATATTCTCGAAACGCGTGAAACCACCAGCGGTATGGAAACACTTAACTTTATGGAGCCACAGGCCGCAGCCGACCTGATTCGCGACGAACATCCGCAGATTATCGCCACTATCCTCGTGCACCTGAAACGGGGTCAGGCGGCCGATATTCTGGCGCTGTTCGATGATCGTTTACGCCACGATGTGATGCTGCGTATCGCCACTTTTGGCGGCGTGCAGCCTGCCGCGCTGGCTGAACTGACCGAAGTGCTGAACACCCTGCTGGATGGTCAAAACCTCAAGCGCGCGAAGATGGGCGGCGTAAGAACCGCAGCCGAAATTATCAACCTGATGAAAACCCAGCAGGAAGAAGCGGTTATCGAAGCGGTACGCGAATTCGATGGCGAACTGGCGCAGAAAATTATCGACGAGATGTTCCTGTTCGAAAATCTGGTTGAGGTGGACGATCGCAGTATCCAGCGCCTGTTGCAGGAAGTGGAGTCCGAACAGTTGCTGATTGCGCTGAAAGGTTCCGAACAACCGCTTCGTGAGAGATTCCTGCAGAATATGTCGCAGCGCGCTGCCGATATACTGCGCGACGATCTCGCCAACCGTGGCCCGGTGCGTATGTCCGCAGTGGAAAACGAGCAGAAGGCGATTTTGCTGATTGTTCGTCGTCTGGCAGAAAGTGGCGAGATGGTGATTGGCAGCAGCGAGGAAACGTATGTCTGA
- a CDS encoding flagellar hook-length control protein FliK, with protein MITLPTLPTAVSADTSVELSAVSNNLTASDAMPPAFLTLLGNRLLTLAQQSGTDAGATAKLPGQQSREEKSLPASELSTLLAALDKPEALNALLQSEKSKVQPESADDHQQLKPAELTDGDKQALQALFAMLPPTPAQPDFTAANPDDASSTGIDNETDGSKQHGLNALLSSLTRNSTPAQTSMDTRSSLSASSFFQQALSSIKQEQSTESQPTSLPTVAPLSAASTPLTPTASASVMAPATPQLNSQLGSPEWQQALSQQVVMFNRNGQQNAELRLHPQDLGSIQISLKLDNDQAQLNMVSGHSQVRAALEAAIPQLRTALAESGIYLAQSNVSSDASAQSHSFSGQQQSGGNASGNSGRTRDNDGEITPIAVPATLQARAIGNNAVDIFA; from the coding sequence ATGATTACGCTGCCAACACTTCCGACGGCGGTCAGCGCTGATACCAGCGTCGAACTCAGCGCCGTCAGCAACAATTTAACCGCCAGTGACGCTATGCCGCCGGCGTTTTTGACTCTGCTGGGCAACCGCCTGTTAACGCTGGCACAGCAATCCGGCACTGACGCAGGCGCAACTGCCAAACTGCCGGGGCAGCAAAGTCGCGAGGAAAAATCGCTGCCTGCCAGCGAACTCAGCACCCTGCTTGCCGCGCTGGATAAACCAGAAGCGTTAAATGCACTGCTACAAAGCGAAAAGAGTAAAGTCCAGCCAGAATCCGCCGATGATCACCAGCAGCTTAAGCCAGCGGAGCTAACCGACGGTGATAAACAGGCGTTACAGGCGCTGTTTGCCATGCTGCCACCAACGCCGGCTCAGCCTGATTTCACCGCGGCAAACCCTGACGACGCCAGCAGTACCGGCATTGACAATGAAACTGACGGCAGTAAACAGCACGGTCTGAACGCGCTGTTGAGCAGCCTGACCCGTAACAGCACGCCCGCGCAGACGAGCATGGATACCCGCTCCAGCCTGTCGGCCAGCTCTTTCTTTCAGCAGGCGTTAAGCAGTATTAAGCAAGAGCAATCGACAGAGAGTCAGCCGACCAGCTTGCCGACTGTCGCCCCCCTCAGCGCCGCCAGTACGCCGCTGACACCGACAGCATCGGCCAGCGTTATGGCGCCTGCCACGCCGCAGCTGAATTCGCAGCTGGGCAGCCCGGAGTGGCAGCAGGCACTGAGCCAGCAGGTGGTAATGTTCAACCGTAACGGCCAGCAAAATGCTGAGCTGCGCCTGCATCCGCAGGATCTCGGATCGATTCAAATCAGCCTGAAACTGGATAACGACCAGGCGCAGCTGAATATGGTTTCGGGTCACAGCCAGGTGCGTGCCGCACTTGAGGCCGCCATCCCGCAACTGCGTACTGCGCTGGCAGAGAGCGGCATTTATCTCGCGCAGAGCAACGTCAGCAGTGATGCCTCTGCGCAGAGCCACTCTTTCAGCGGCCAGCAACAGTCAGGTGGCAACGCCAGCGGTAACTCTGGCAGGACGCGGGATAACGATGGCGAGATAACGCCGATTGCCGTTCCGGCCACCCTTCAGGCACGCGCGATCGGCAACAACGCTGTTGATATTTTCGCCTGA
- the fliH gene encoding flagellar assembly protein FliH, translating to MSDAFSSRPWQTWQPDDFAQPEKPAVEEYTAPEVEAEESDLQQNQLELLQTQVRNEAQGLGYAEGQQKGFNDGKKAGYDVGYQQGLAEAKQQQAPLQARMQQLVAEFQHTLEALDSVIAARLMQLALEAARQVLGQATAVDGSALLRQIQQMIQQEPMFSGKPQLRVHPDDLPQIEQTLGATLTLHGWRLLADNSLHPGGCKVSAEDGDLDASIATRWHELCRLAAPGEL from the coding sequence ATGTCTGATGCCTTTTCTTCCCGCCCGTGGCAAACCTGGCAGCCTGACGACTTCGCGCAGCCGGAAAAGCCAGCGGTTGAGGAATATACCGCCCCTGAGGTCGAAGCTGAAGAGAGTGATCTGCAACAGAACCAGCTGGAACTGTTGCAAACCCAGGTGCGCAATGAAGCTCAGGGCTTAGGCTACGCTGAAGGTCAGCAGAAAGGCTTCAACGACGGTAAAAAAGCGGGTTATGACGTCGGTTATCAGCAAGGTCTGGCGGAAGCAAAACAGCAGCAGGCACCGTTACAGGCGCGAATGCAGCAGTTGGTTGCCGAGTTTCAGCATACGCTGGAAGCGCTGGACAGCGTGATTGCCGCACGCCTGATGCAGCTGGCGCTGGAGGCGGCGCGTCAGGTGCTGGGTCAGGCGACCGCGGTCGACGGTTCGGCACTTTTACGTCAGATTCAACAGATGATCCAGCAGGAGCCGATGTTCAGCGGTAAGCCACAGTTGCGGGTTCATCCGGACGATCTGCCGCAAATTGAGCAGACGCTTGGCGCCACGCTGACTCTGCACGGCTGGCGCTTACTGGCCGACAACTCGCTGCATCCCGGCGGTTGCAAGGTCAGCGCTGAAGATGGCGACCTTGATGCCAGCATCGCCACCCGCTGGCATGAACTGTGCCGTCTGGCTGCACCGGGAGAGCTGTAA
- the xisR gene encoding excisionase family protein, whose translation MENVIQLVPSDWVTEDLLIATTGLRPGTIKRARENAWLQGREYLLFSPVGEPKPNSECMYNRKAIDLWIGQQAKKQPGALQRKTA comes from the coding sequence ATGGAAAATGTAATCCAGCTCGTTCCGAGTGATTGGGTAACTGAAGATTTGCTGATCGCAACCACCGGCCTACGCCCGGGCACCATTAAGAGAGCTCGTGAAAATGCCTGGCTCCAGGGGCGTGAATACCTGCTGTTCTCACCGGTTGGCGAGCCTAAGCCCAACAGCGAGTGCATGTATAACAGGAAGGCTATCGATTTATGGATTGGTCAGCAGGCAAAGAAACAGCCTGGTGCTTTACAAAGGAAAACAGCATAA
- the fliM gene encoding flagellar motor switch protein FliM yields MGDNILSQAEIDALLNGDSDSTADEKVKGLGESDIRPYDPNTQRRVVRERLQALEIINERFARQFRMGLFNLLRRSPDISVGAIKIQPYHEFARNLPVPTNLNLVHLKPLRGTALFVFSPALVFIAVDNLFGGDGRFPTKVEGREFTHTEQRVIRRMLKLALDGYSDAWKAIYPLEVEYVRSEMQVKFTNITTSPNDIVVTTPFQVEIGNLVGEFNICIPFSMIEPLRELLVNPPLENSRQEDQSWRETLVKQVQHSELELVANFADVSLRLSRILQLKPGDVLPIEKPDRILAHVDGVPVLTSQYGTLNGQYALRVEHLINPILNSLNEEQAHD; encoded by the coding sequence ATGGGCGATAACATTCTTTCGCAAGCTGAGATCGACGCGCTGCTTAACGGCGACAGCGACAGTACCGCAGACGAAAAAGTTAAAGGTTTGGGCGAAAGCGATATTCGTCCCTACGATCCCAATACCCAGCGCCGCGTGGTTCGTGAACGCTTACAGGCGCTGGAAATCATTAATGAACGCTTCGCGCGACAATTCCGCATGGGATTGTTTAATTTGCTGCGACGCAGCCCGGACATCAGCGTCGGCGCCATTAAAATTCAGCCTTATCATGAGTTTGCCCGCAACCTTCCGGTGCCAACCAACCTGAATCTGGTGCACCTGAAACCGCTGCGCGGCACCGCGCTGTTTGTCTTCTCGCCTGCGCTGGTTTTTATCGCGGTAGATAACCTGTTTGGTGGTGATGGACGCTTCCCGACCAAAGTTGAAGGTCGTGAATTTACCCATACCGAGCAGCGGGTGATTCGCCGCATGCTGAAGCTGGCGCTGGACGGCTACAGTGACGCCTGGAAAGCGATTTATCCACTTGAAGTGGAGTATGTGCGCTCGGAAATGCAGGTGAAGTTTACCAATATTACTACATCGCCGAATGACATTGTTGTGACGACGCCCTTCCAGGTGGAGATTGGCAATCTGGTGGGTGAATTTAATATTTGCATTCCGTTCAGCATGATCGAGCCGCTGCGCGAACTGCTGGTCAACCCGCCGCTGGAAAACTCGCGCCAGGAAGATCAGAGCTGGCGCGAAACGCTGGTCAAACAGGTTCAACACTCGGAGCTGGAATTAGTGGCTAACTTTGCCGATGTTTCATTACGCCTGTCGCGCATTCTGCAATTGAAACCCGGTGACGTGCTGCCGATTGAAAAGCCCGATCGCATTCTCGCCCACGTCGATGGCGTGCCGGTATTAACCAGTCAATATGGCACGTTGAACGGTCAATATGCGCTGCGTGTGGAACATTTGATTAACCCAATTTTGAACTCGCTGAATGAGGAACAGGCCCATGACTGA
- the fliF gene encoding flagellar basal-body MS-ring/collar protein FliF has protein sequence MNATTQDSAEKKGFNDLLVRLRANPRIPLIIAAAAAIAVVIAMILWAKAPDYRVLYNNLTDEDGGAIVTQLTQMNIPYRFEDKGGALMVPAEKVHELRLRLAQQGLPKGGAVGFELLDKEKFGISQFSEQVNYQRALEGELARTIETFGPVKSARVHLAMPKPTLFVREQKSPSASVTLNLQPGRALDEGQISAVVHMVSSSVAGLPPGNVTVVDQAGRLLTHADGAGRDLNDAQLKYTTEVESRYQQRIEAILGPIVGQTNVHAQVTAQIDFDSREQTNEQYKPNNDPNNAAIRSRQSSVSEQLGGQYPGGVPGALSNQPAPANAAPVTQPNNNNNTAANANNNTGANANNGTTNTSNSNSNSNSERTLPSNSRKDDTTNYEVDRTILHTKMNVGNVKRLSVAVVVNYRADDQGKAIALNQQQIKQIEDLTREAMGYSTERGDSVNVVNSPFTQSDINGSELPFWQQQSFFDQLMSAGRWLLVLLVAFILYRKLVRPQLLRKQQQEKARAEASAQQLQRQEEQEAFSVTLSKDEQDLDRKSQQRMSAELLSQRIRDMSENDPRVVALVIRQWMSNEL, from the coding sequence ATGAATGCTACCACTCAGGATTCAGCTGAAAAGAAAGGCTTCAATGACCTTTTGGTTCGCCTGCGCGCAAACCCACGCATTCCCCTTATTATCGCCGCAGCCGCCGCCATTGCCGTGGTTATTGCCATGATTCTGTGGGCGAAAGCCCCCGACTATCGCGTTCTGTATAATAACCTTACTGATGAAGATGGCGGCGCAATTGTTACCCAGCTGACCCAGATGAATATCCCCTACCGTTTTGAGGACAAAGGGGGTGCGCTCATGGTGCCGGCGGAAAAAGTCCATGAACTGCGGCTGCGGCTTGCCCAACAGGGACTGCCAAAAGGCGGCGCGGTCGGCTTTGAACTGCTGGATAAAGAAAAATTCGGCATCAGCCAGTTCAGCGAACAGGTTAACTATCAGCGTGCGCTGGAAGGTGAGCTGGCACGCACCATCGAAACCTTCGGGCCGGTAAAAAGCGCACGCGTGCATCTGGCGATGCCTAAACCGACGCTGTTTGTGCGCGAACAGAAGTCGCCTTCTGCGTCAGTCACGCTGAATTTGCAGCCGGGACGAGCGCTGGATGAAGGTCAAATCAGTGCCGTGGTGCATATGGTCTCCAGTAGCGTTGCCGGCTTACCGCCAGGTAATGTGACGGTGGTCGATCAGGCTGGCCGACTGCTGACGCATGCGGACGGCGCTGGACGCGATCTCAATGATGCACAACTTAAGTACACCACTGAAGTAGAAAGCCGCTATCAGCAGCGTATTGAGGCGATTCTTGGCCCAATTGTCGGCCAGACTAACGTACATGCTCAGGTTACCGCCCAGATTGATTTTGACAGCCGCGAACAAACCAATGAGCAGTATAAACCGAACAACGATCCCAACAATGCGGCGATCCGTTCACGTCAAAGCAGCGTCAGTGAACAACTGGGTGGACAGTATCCAGGTGGCGTGCCGGGCGCGCTGTCGAATCAACCCGCCCCTGCCAATGCAGCTCCGGTTACCCAACCAAATAACAACAATAATACTGCGGCTAACGCCAACAATAACACGGGTGCTAATGCTAATAATGGCACCACCAATACCAGTAACAGTAACAGTAACAGTAACAGTGAGCGTACTCTTCCTTCCAACAGCCGTAAGGATGACACCACCAACTACGAAGTTGATCGTACGATCCTGCATACCAAAATGAATGTCGGCAACGTCAAACGCCTCTCGGTGGCGGTAGTGGTGAACTATCGTGCCGATGATCAGGGCAAAGCGATCGCGCTGAATCAACAACAAATTAAACAAATTGAAGATCTGACCCGCGAAGCAATGGGTTACTCCACCGAGCGTGGCGATAGCGTCAACGTGGTCAACTCACCGTTTACCCAGAGCGATATCAATGGTAGCGAGCTGCCCTTCTGGCAACAGCAGTCGTTCTTCGATCAGCTGATGAGTGCCGGACGCTGGCTGTTGGTGCTGTTGGTGGCCTTTATTCTCTACCGCAAACTGGTACGCCCGCAGCTGCTGCGTAAACAGCAGCAAGAAAAAGCCCGTGCGGAGGCCAGCGCCCAGCAGCTTCAGCGCCAGGAGGAGCAAGAGGCCTTCTCGGTGACGCTGAGCAAAGATGAGCAGGATCTGGATCGTAAATCACAGCAGCGGATGAGTGCTGAGCTGCTGAGCCAACGCATTCGCGATATGTCTGAGAACGATCCACGCGTCGTAGCGCTGGTGATTCGCCAATGGATGAGTAACGAACTATGA
- the fliI gene encoding flagellar protein export ATPase FliI: protein MTSRLSRWLGALDAFEQRLSQLPTVRRYGRLTRATGLVLEATGLQLPLGATCVIERYDGQQVAEVESEVVGFNGQRLFLMPLEEVEGILPGARVFARVSGDSQHSGKQLLLGPQLLGRVLDGSGRPLDGLPSPETGYRAALITPPFNPLQRTPITDVLDTGVRAINALLTVGRGQRMGLFAGSGVGKSVLLGMMARYTKADVIVVGLIGERGREVKDFIENILGVEGRARAVVIAAPADVSPLLRMQGAAYATRIAEDFRDRGQHVLLIMDSLTRYAMAQREIALAIGEPPATKGYPPSVFAKLPALVERAGNGIDGGGSITAFYTVLTEGDDQQDPIADSARAILDGHIVLSRRLAEAGHYPAIDIEASISRAMTSLIDENHYAKVRQFKQLLSSYQRNRDLVSVGAYAAGSDPMLDKAIRLYPELEAFLQQGIFERSSYDDALLHLQAIFG from the coding sequence ATGACCTCGCGTCTCTCACGCTGGCTCGGCGCACTCGACGCGTTTGAACAACGCCTTAGCCAGCTGCCAACGGTACGCCGCTACGGCCGCCTGACCCGCGCCACCGGGCTGGTGCTGGAAGCCACCGGCCTGCAACTGCCGCTTGGCGCTACCTGCGTCATTGAACGCTACGACGGCCAGCAGGTGGCCGAAGTTGAGAGCGAAGTGGTTGGCTTCAACGGCCAGAGGCTGTTTCTGATGCCGCTGGAAGAAGTGGAAGGCATTCTGCCGGGGGCGCGGGTTTTTGCCCGCGTGAGCGGAGACAGCCAGCACAGTGGCAAACAGCTGTTACTCGGCCCGCAGCTGCTCGGCAGAGTGCTGGATGGCAGCGGGCGTCCGCTGGATGGCCTGCCTTCGCCAGAAACCGGCTACCGGGCAGCGCTGATTACCCCGCCCTTCAACCCGCTACAGCGCACGCCAATTACCGATGTGCTGGATACCGGCGTTCGCGCGATTAATGCCCTGCTCACCGTCGGACGCGGCCAGCGCATGGGGCTGTTCGCCGGTTCCGGCGTCGGTAAAAGCGTGCTGCTCGGTATGATGGCGCGCTACACCAAAGCCGATGTGATCGTCGTCGGGCTGATCGGTGAGCGTGGTCGCGAAGTGAAAGATTTTATCGAGAATATTCTTGGGGTTGAAGGACGCGCGCGCGCGGTGGTGATCGCTGCTCCCGCCGATGTCTCTCCGCTACTGCGTATGCAGGGTGCCGCCTACGCCACCCGCATCGCCGAGGATTTTCGCGATCGTGGTCAGCACGTACTGCTGATCATGGACTCCCTGACGCGCTATGCCATGGCGCAGCGTGAAATCGCGCTGGCGATTGGTGAACCGCCCGCCACTAAAGGTTATCCACCGTCGGTATTTGCCAAACTACCCGCGCTGGTTGAGCGCGCCGGTAATGGTATCGATGGCGGCGGTTCAATTACCGCTTTCTATACCGTACTGACTGAAGGCGACGATCAGCAGGATCCGATTGCCGACTCGGCGCGCGCCATCCTTGACGGTCATATCGTGCTATCACGCCGTCTGGCTGAAGCGGGCCACTATCCGGCAATTGATATTGAAGCGTCGATCAGCCGTGCAATGACGTCACTGATTGATGAAAACCATTACGCCAAAGTGCGCCAGTTCAAACAGTTACTTTCCAGCTATCAGCGCAACCGCGATCTGGTCAGCGTCGGCGCTTACGCCGCTGGCAGCGATCCGATGCTGGATAAAGCCATCAGGCTTTACCCGGAACTGGAAGCGTTTCTGCAGCAGGGCATTTTCGAGCGCAGCAGTTACGACGATGCCTTACTGCATCTGCAGGCCATTTTTGGTTAA